Genomic DNA from Triticum dicoccoides isolate Atlit2015 ecotype Zavitan chromosome 4B, WEW_v2.0, whole genome shotgun sequence:
GTATTTTTAACATATTCTCGTCTACTTTCACAGTTTCACTGATGCAAAAATTACACTCAATTCACAAAATTTTAACTACGCATTAATACCATCCGATCATCATCATGACAAACGAAACCCTAAAAAACGAGACGTGGCAAATGTGGTTAGCGTCTTCAAATCATTGAAAAACAAGGTACTCTGTTGCGTGCATAAAAAACATCGTATAGAAGCAGTTCATCCTGTAAATGATATCAAGGCAACCACAATACCAGTTTATTGGGATGGATAGGACTACAGAATAATTGCTTGGGTGCGTAGGAGGGACATGAAGAATGTAGGCAATGAGAAATGATACACACAAAGGAACAGGCGCATTTTGGTGTTGCCATGCCAAATGGGGGCATTCGATGAAAGAAAGTACTCCGACGCAAAAACAAAATATTGGCCTGGACCGTGTCTCACGCCCGGCATTCCGGCGAGGCGTTATAGAGGGTGAAGTCGAGCGGCGTCTTGGCAGCGTAGGTGAAGGTGATGGGCTTGCCGTTGAAGATGGGCCAGCCGCTGTTGATGAGGCACAGCCCATCCTCCCGGTTCAGCAGCCGGATCTTGGTCGTGTCCAGGATCACCGCCTTCACCTCGCCGAGGTTGCACGACATCACCACGCCGCTCTGCGGGCATGAGCACAGGTTCTCCACCGTCACCTCGTGCTGCGGCACGTTCAGGACCCGCCGCCCCGTCAGCACCGACGAGACGCGGATGTCCTCCGGCTGGCACGGCCCGGGGTTGCCACCAGCATGCCCTGCCGACACGTCAACGGTACGTAAGATCAACGGAGATTAAACTGCGACGCTCAAGTGTATATTATATTACCTCCATCTCAAATTACTTGTCTTGATTTGTTTAGATAGTTCAGGACAAGTAATTCGGGACAGAGAGTGTATTGTTCTTGCCTACCGGTATGGAGAGCTGCAACGAAGAGCAGGACGAGGATGCAGGTCTTGGACGCCATGGCTGAAGAGCTAAGAACAAGGTGGTTCAGGCGAAGCTTTGATGTGATGAAGATTTGCTTGGCCAGCTATTATATAGGCCTGCCGGCTCATACATACGGAGCACCGATCGGATATGGCCATCGGATATACGTCGATCACGAGTTTGGTGCTTCCGTTTATAATCTCCTTCCATTCCATGCATGCTCTCTCTCGTGCTAAAATTCCGTAATGATTTGCAGGGAGTTTCTTACCAAGTACTTTTGATCTCAACAAAATTAAGGCCGGGAGTTTCTTACCAAGTACTTTTGATCTCAACAACCTTCTGTCTTTAGGAGAGTACGGACACAAGTTCGGAATGAAATCATTCTCCGTGCATACCGACGACTGAAATACGATTTGGAGTTAAAATAGAGTATATACTAGCAAAATGGTGTCACAAATACGAAGGCTATGCCGGTGTCGATCTGCTTGTCCAcgtgtccggctttaaattaataaagcccacaaagAAACAAGCAGAGTAGCATAACAGACGATCATTACACGGACGGACCAAAAGCAAAAGCCCAACGCGTAGCTAGAGACTAAGTCAGGAAGGGTTCGTAGCCGGGCTGCGAGCACGTTACATGGCTGAAGCCCATGGACAGGAGCGCGTAGGCTCGCGAAACAAAATATCACTCCCATCGTTAGGGAGGCGTCGCCGGCTCCCTAGCCGTCACGTAGACTGAGTGAACTCGATCttgcgcgtgcttcatcatctgagAGTCCTTCTTGATCCCATCGAATCTCTATTACTACCTTGCGGGACTGCATGGGCCAAGAGTTGAATCCGACAAATCTCTGGTAGGGCATCCCGAGATAGTAGTCTTGACATAATGGTAATAGGGACTGCAGTGAAGCCCCTAACTCCTAGGGCAGTGGCTCCGCCTACTGCAGAGGCGGTGGAGGAGCCCGCGGATCAGGTCATGACTTCCTTGGTGGTGCCCACGGACCTCACAGCAAAGACAACCGTTGAGGTCATAGTGGTGTCGACGGCGACCCCGCTCACCGGGCCATCCTCAGCTTCAGGGATCGGAACTTCTAACTCGGCGCCTCGGAAGAGGCAGAGGGGGAAGTGGCAGGAATACCCTCATTTTTTCTGGAGGCCGGTGAGTTCAGGCTCAACACCTCGAAGGAGCTTGTTGTTACGGTTGGGGGCACCGGGGAGATCATGAGGCGGTTCTGCGTCGTCATTCAGAAAATGGGGGAGACGCCGTGTTTAGctgcaaggtactccctccgttcggaattacttgtcacgaaaatggatgtatctagacgtaatttttacgtctagatacatccattttcgtaacaagtaattccgaacggagggagtaggttattTTCATTGCTGGCTTTGACACATGGAGTAGTGATAGTAGCGGGAGCTCCTAGTCGCCGCTCTTTGCGTCAAATTGGTGTTCGCAC
This window encodes:
- the LOC119295237 gene encoding uncharacterized protein LOC119295237, producing MASKTCILVLLFVAALHTGHAGGNPGPCQPEDIRVSSVLTGRRVLNVPQHEVTVENLCSCPQSGVVMSCNLGEVKAVILDTTKIRLLNREDGLCLINSGWPIFNGKPITFTYAAKTPLDFTLYNASPECRA